One stretch of Pseudovibrio brasiliensis DNA includes these proteins:
- a CDS encoding SDR family NAD(P)-dependent oxidoreductase — translation MRSYKTALEINHLFAMNGEMWVSGGRFTMFKPKSILITGASSGLGRAIALGYAEAGVTLCLTGRNEERLGETVRSAEELGCRVLWKPLDICNAQVVQSWVDELEQEVSLDLVISNAGITGSHGIDGSVETAETAHAQIATNLGGTVNLLTAVAPYMQKRKSGRIALISSLAGMQPISDGPAYGASKAGIIAYGEAMRDHLHKWGVFVSVICPGYILTPMADQFKSWRPYEFTAEQAAEKIKKAIARKKAFYAFPWQLALSIRIGKLLPWQLRRHGNQRFNYQR, via the coding sequence GTGCGCAGTTACAAGACCGCATTGGAAATTAACCATCTGTTTGCCATGAATGGCGAGATGTGGGTGTCTGGAGGCCGATTCACCATGTTCAAACCCAAGTCGATTCTCATCACTGGTGCCAGTTCGGGTTTAGGGCGGGCTATTGCGCTGGGGTATGCTGAGGCGGGTGTAACGCTTTGTTTGACAGGGCGAAATGAGGAGCGGTTGGGGGAGACTGTTAGGTCTGCGGAGGAACTTGGTTGCCGGGTGCTTTGGAAGCCGTTGGACATTTGCAATGCCCAAGTTGTTCAAAGTTGGGTCGATGAACTGGAGCAGGAGGTTTCCCTGGATCTGGTGATTTCCAATGCGGGTATAACAGGTTCTCATGGCATTGATGGTTCTGTTGAAACTGCCGAGACGGCGCATGCACAGATTGCGACGAATCTTGGGGGAACGGTCAACCTGCTCACGGCGGTTGCTCCTTACATGCAAAAGCGCAAAAGCGGGCGCATTGCTTTGATCAGTTCGCTTGCTGGAATGCAGCCGATTTCAGACGGTCCTGCTTATGGGGCCTCGAAGGCAGGCATCATTGCTTATGGGGAGGCAATGCGCGATCACTTGCACAAGTGGGGAGTGTTCGTTTCGGTGATTTGCCCAGGCTATATTCTCACACCGATGGCAGACCAGTTTAAGAGCTGGCGTCCCTATGAGTTCACTGCGGAACAGGCGGCAGAAAAGATCAAGAAGGCGATTGCGCGGAAGAAGGCATTTTATGCATTTCCGTGGCAGCTCGCCTTGAGCATTCGGATTGGAAAATTGCTGCCATGGCAGTTGCGGCGGCATGGAAATCAGCGCTTTAATTATCAGCGCTGA